A DNA window from Mastomys coucha isolate ucsf_1 unplaced genomic scaffold, UCSF_Mcou_1 pScaffold21, whole genome shotgun sequence contains the following coding sequences:
- the LOC116100494 gene encoding renal glandular kallikrein-like, whose translation MMDQTSQTREDYNNDLMLLRLSEPAEITDVVKPIDLPTVEPTVGSRCLASGWGSITPKEEYKYPDDLQCVYLKLMPNEVCGLKVTENMLCAGEMDGSKDTCKGDSGGPLICDGVLQGITSNGPVPCAKPNVPALYTKLIVFNDWMKYVMANNP comes from the exons ATGATGGACCAAACCTCACAAACTAGAGAGGACTACAACAATGACCTGATGCTGCTCCGCCTCAGCGAGCCTGCTGAAATCACAGATGTTGTGAAGCCCATAGACCTCCCCACTGTGGAGCCCACTGTGGGGAGCAGATGCCTTGCCTCAGGCTGGGGCAGCATTACACCCAAAGAGGAGT ACAAATACCCAGATGATCTCCAGTGCGTGTACCTCAAGCTCATGCCTAATGAGGTCTGTGGCCTAAAGGTGACAGAAAATATGCTGTGTGCAGGAGAGATGGATGGAAGCAAAGACACTTGCAAG GGTGACTCAGGAGGCCCACTGATCTGTGATGGTGTTCTCCAAGGGATCACATCAAATGGGCCTGTCCCATGTGCTAAACCCAATGTCCCAGCCCTATACACCAAACTTATTGTCTTCAACGACTGGATGAAATATGTTATGGCGAATAACCCCTGA